One part of the Esox lucius isolate fEsoLuc1 chromosome 10, fEsoLuc1.pri, whole genome shotgun sequence genome encodes these proteins:
- the ncdn gene encoding neurochondrin isoform X2, producing MAEGTFVVNSENGSSSQHTGIEKVGGECIGERARLAIDGLSAAQRDVLERCLHALTHAKNDSHTLAALLLITRLCPAGHLDSETLRRIFEAVGLSLPARLLVTAVQGSDASGLPPEELLSLGTALLAALSTDPEMAAHPQLLTTVPLLLGLLADGSNWSPEKRAKHQGRQGMEPGNTSQTEGEAKSSQTTNPTSEEGTAENGALDSAVQLDEAVAADCYQVLFTVCALPRGPEQLLARGAVPALCRALEQKRTLSREKGLPLLGSLLSGKTRERAWSRHPAELLSLLAGVTQDFCQAIDHAQLDMCALVPQFLPSPDGTPKDADLKPTVVRLWAALRPMLQAKLTPGQLGPVLVLSACLLDLGGWEPVGPPKFCCLLVNRACVEVRMGLEEPPGAKLSPELRQTLTACYRIMEAAMEQACSGLGVEQRSNAQPQTAITGLSLQQSRQVLRVLEEAFSAVIYHLQQVDPGCYGDPFIFATFRSLCAWLAEETSCLKEEVTALLPFLIGYTRSHLQGERTEHDLSDWMAEMSVGGGSQGRAWTGKDALRYLLPALCHLSAEDAPRKVLLTLDTPALLVTFLTQGWGDLRGKGGMALARDPSMETACSALLNFAVTEPERVGKDPCFKGLESLLSEALPVLLHKPRILVLAANLCTIGLMIGRLKPVSEAPVEAGQRRFFSTSLRFLRGALDYSSGPGPARVSPSWEEWWEEAGELWRLGLQALGGCVKAQPWIVTLVREEGWLSHTLTLLGSCSALPDPDTQAAIEEALCALALQCPLCRQEISVLLKSDAKGALGSMGKLKKSLNTN from the exons ATGGCAGAGGGTACATTTGTTGTAAACTCTGAGAATGGTTCCAGTAGCCAACACACAGGCATTGAGAAAGTTGGAGGGGAATGTATAGGAGAGAGAGCTCGTCTGGCAATAGATGGCTTGTCTGCTGCCCAGCGCGATGTCCTGGAGCGCTGTCTACATGCGCTGACCCACGCCAAGAACGACAGCCACACGCTCGCCGCGCTCCTCCTG ATCACGCGGTTGTGTCCAGCGGGCCATCTCGACAGTGAGACTCTACGGCGCATCTTTGAGGCGGTGGGGTTGAGTCTCCCAGCTCGCCTCCTGGTGACCGCGGTCCAGGGGAGTGATGCCTCTGGCCTGCCCCCAGAGGAGCTCTTGTCTCTGGGCACTGCTCTCCTGGCTGCCCTCAGCACGGACCCTGAAATGGCCGCCCACCCCCAGCTCCTAACCACCGTCCCTCTGCTACTAGGGCTGCTGGCCGATGGCTCCAACTGGAGCCCAGAGAAACGAGCCAAACACCAGGGCAGACAGGGGATGGAACCGGGCAATACGAGCCAGACAGAAGGCGAGGCCAAGTCATCCCAGACCACAAACCCTACCTCGGAGGAGGGTACAGCAGAGAATGGAGCTTTGGATTCAGCAGTCCAGTTAGATGAGGCCGTGGCTGCCGACTGTTACCAGGTCCTGTTTACCGTGTGCGCTTTACCCCGGGGCCCGGAGCAGCTCCTGGCCAGGGGCGCTGTCCCTGCACTGTGTCGGGCCCTGGAGCAGAAACGGACCCTCAGCCGCGAGAAGGGGTTGCCCCTTTTAGGTAGCCTCCTCTCTGGTAAAACCAGAGAGCGAGCCTGGAGTAGGCACCCAGCCGAACTCCTTTCTCTCCTGGCCGGAGTCACCCAAGACTTCTGCCAAGCCATTGACCACGCCCAGCTTGACATGTGTGCCCTGGTGCCACAGTTTCTCCCCTCCCCTGACGGAACACCAAAGGACGCCGACCTAAAACCGACGGTTGTCCGTTTGTGGGCAGCCCTGAGGCCAATGCTGCAGGCCAAGCTGACCCCCGGTCAGTTGGGCCCCGTGTTAGTCCTCTCCGCCTGCCTGTTGGACCTGGGCGGCTGGGAGCCCGTTGGCCCGCCTAAGTTCTGCTGCCTCCTGGTAAACCGGGCCTGCGTGGAGGTGAGGATGGGCCTAGAGGAGCCACCCGGCGCAAAGCTGAGCCCTGAGCTGCGACAGACCCTCACCGCCTGTTACCGCATCATGGAGGCGGCCATGGAGCAGGCCTGCAGCGGCCTGGGGGTGGAGCAGCGGAGCAATGCCCAGCCGCAGACCGCCATCACCGGGCTCAGTTTGCAGCAGAGCAGGCAGGTCCTCCGGGTTCTGGAGGAGGCTTTCTCAGCGGTCATCTATCACCTGCAGCAG GTTGATCCCGGATGCTACGGTGACCCCTTCATTTTCGCCACGTTCCGTTCCCTGTGCGCCTGGCTCGCCGAAGAGACTTCCTGCCTCAAGGAGGAAGTGACTGCCCTCCTGCCTTTCTTGATTGGCTACACCAGAAGCCACCTGCAGGGGGAGCGTACGGAGCACGATCTTTCGGATTGGATGGCCGAGATGTCTGTAGGCGGCGGCTCACAGGGAAGAGCTTGGACTGGCAAAGATGCTTTAAG GTATCTTCTGCCAGCCCTATGCCACCTTTCTGCAGAAGACGCCCCGAGAAAGGTTTTACTCACCTTAGACACCCCGGCCCTGCTTGTGACCTTCCTAACCCAGGGATGGGGCGACCTGCGGGGGAAGGGAGGGATGGCATTAGCCCGGGACCCAAGTATGGAGACTGCCTGCTCTGCCCTGCTCAACTTTGCAGTCACAGAGCCGGAGAGAGTGGG GAAAGACCCTTGTTTCAAAGGTCTTGAGTCCCTTTTAAGCGAAGCTCTTCCTGTTCTCCTGCACAAACCCCGCATCCTGGTCTTGGCAGCCAATCTTTGCACAATTGGGCTAATGATTGGCAGGCTGAAACCTGTTTCTGAAG CTCCGGTTGAAGCAGGCCAGAGGCGGTTCTTCTCCACATCACTGCGGTTTCTCCGTGGTGCCCTGGACTACAGTTCAGGACCTGGCCCAGCTAGGGTGAGCCCTTCCTGGGAGGAGTGGTGGGAGGAGGCTGGGGAGCTCTGGAGGCTTGGTCTGCAGGCCCTGGGAGGCTGTGTGAAGGCCCAGCCCTGGATCGTCACcctggtcagggaggagggCTGGCTCAGCCACACCCTCACCTTGCTGGGCTCCTGCAGTGCCCTGCCGGACCCTGACACCCAGGCGGCGATAGAAGAGGCTCTTTGCGCGTTGGCACTCCAGTGCCCACTCTGTCGACAGGAGATCAGCGTCCTCTTAAAGAGCGATGCCAAGGGAGCTTTGGGTAGTATGGGAAAGCTTAAGAAATCCCTCAACACAAACTGA
- the kiaa0319l gene encoding dyslexia-associated protein KIAA0319-like protein homolog isoform X1, translating into MFYAFQNLFEWSRPRLTFPHHLLFLGFSCCLFLSTGVSPEICRVTGGVLGIHWSSVVGLGWRPLASGRGGPRCWESCCLEPACSAVWSLGGHCVLLSCSNSGGCQVTLLPQPHIESLGLLQQLSKGTVAARRRRKPRWALTGKGSGSLQERSSTQRFSRDADPPAPTADVISGGPVLQISSKNHSQTNGSGEAPLPSQQNSTSEEPQDKMPSNSSSTLPTTAPTITSSPTQAVRELVVSAGESVEVTLPRSEVELNAFVVPAPKPGTTYAFDWLLKTHPKDYSGEMEGKHSKTLKLSRLTVGFYEFEVTVDGDGAHGEGYVNVTVKPEPRVNKPPVAVVSPKYQEISLPTSSTVIDGSQSTDDDKVVTWHWEEVKGPLREEKVSADTQILTLTGLVPGNYTFSLTVTDSDGAQNSTQAMLSVNKAMDYRPVANAGPNQVITLPRNSVTLNGNQSTDDHEPLAYEWSLSPESKGKVVEMQGVRTPILQLSAMQEGDYTFQLTVTDSAGQQDTARVTVIVQPENNKPPVADAGPEKELTLPVDRTTLDGSKSTDDQKISTYHWKQSGGPDGVKIENADSAIATVTGLQVGRYMFSLTVTDERELENTDVVTVIVREEKDMPPVARVQSSPAISLPVRTAFLDGSHSTDDKGGVSYTWTRDDSSPAAGDVLNNSDHQAVLFLTNLVEGKYSFTLTVTDSKGQSHTEKGSVEVKPDGWQRDLVELVLEVPISQVSHRQRDMLLRQVGVLLGVLDSDIIVREISAFNEHSTRLVFLVSGGPNRPPLSGHSVAVGLRNKLRKQKNDFLIFKARRVDTVICQLNCSSHGDCDSFTRTCVCHPFWMENFIKAQLWDQESNCEWSVLYVTIASFMIVVAFATVVWGMVCCCRRRKGKGRHKSKSRYKILDGEEQESLELHPPRAGRLKPAPAPSSSALMHSDSDLDSDDGQGGVPWTDRERGHLLRPQNGSLRNGQGPTRSKKQREELL; encoded by the exons ATGTTCTATGCATTTCAGAACCTATTCGAATGGAGTCGACCACGGTTGACCTTTCCCCATCATTTACTCTTCCTTGGTTTCTCGTGCTGCTTATTCCTGTCCACAG GTGTATCCCCTGAGATCTGCCGGGTGACTGGGGGAGTGTTGGGGATCCACTGGAGCAGTGTGGTTGGTTTAGGGTGGCGCCCCCTGGCCTCCGGGAGGGGGGGCCCCCGCTGCTGGGAGTCATGCTGCCTGGAGCCGGCCTGCAGTGCTGTGTGGAGCTTAGGGGGGCACTGTGTGCTTCTCAGCTGCTCCAACTCAGGGGGCTGCCAGGTCACATTGCTCCCCCAGCCCCACATTGAGTCCCTTGGGCTCCTGCAGCAGCTTTCGAAGGGCACCGTCGCAGCTCGAAGGAGGAGGAAGCCCAGATGGGCACTAACAGGAAAGGGAAGTGGGTCGCTCCAAGAACGCTCAAGCACT CAGAGGTTTTCCAGGGATGCTGATCCTCCAGCTCCAACAGCTGACGTCATAAGCGGAGGCCCTGTCCTTCAAATATCCAGTAAGAATCACAGTCAAACCAATGGAAGTGGAGAAGCCCCATTACCTTCACAGCAGAACTCCACATCTGAGGAACCCCAAGATAAAATGCCTTCCAACAGCAGCTCCACGCTTCCCACTACTGCTCCTACAATCACTTCATCACCAACCCAGGCCG TACGGGAGTTGGTGGTGTCGGCGGGCGAGAGCGTGGAGGTCACGCTGCCACGCAGCGAGGTTGAACTCAACGCCTTTGTGGTGCCGGCGCCAAAGCCAG GCACCACCTATGCATTTGACTGGCTGTTGAAAACCCATCCCAAAGACTACAGTGGCGAGATGGAGGGGAAGCACAGCAAGACACTCAAACTCAGCAGG TTAACAGTGGGGTTTTATGAGTTTGAGGTGACAGTGGACGGCGACGGCGCACACGGAGAGGGTTATGTGAATGTCACCGTCAAACCAG AGCCCCGGGTAAACAAGCCGCCTGTCGCTGTGGTTTCCCCAAAGTACCAGGAGATCTCCTTGCCAACCAGCTCCACGGTGATTGATGGCAGCC AGAGCACAGATGATGACAAGGTTGTGACGTGGCACTGGGAGGAGGTGAAGGGACcactgagggaggagaaggtATCGGCAGACACCCAAATCCTCACCCTTACCGGCTTGGTCCCGGGGAACTACACCTTCAG TCTGACAGTGACAGACTCAGACGGGGCCCAGAACTCCACCCAGGCCATGCTGTCAGTCAACAAGGCCATGGACTACCGGCCGGTGGCCAACGCCGGACCCAACCAGGTCATAACCCTGCCGCGGAACTCGGTCACGCTGAATGGCAACCAGAGCACAGACGACCACGAGCCGCTCGCCTATGAGTGGTCGCTGAGCCCCGAGAGCAAGGGCAAGGTGGTGGAGATGCAG GGAGTCCGGACGCCCATTCTGCAGCTGTCTGCCATGCAGGAGGGAGACTACACCTTCCAGCTCACCGTCACAGACTCAGCTGGACAGCAGGACACAGCCCGGGTAACTGTTATTGTCCAGCCAG AGAACAACAAGCCCCCGGTAGCGGACGCTGGTCCAGAGAAGGAACTGACCCTGCCCGTGGACCGCACCACCCTGGACGGCAGCAAGAGCACGGACGACCAGAAGATCTCCACCTACCACTGGAAACAGAGTGG gGGCCCGGACGGCGTGAAGATCGAGAACGCAGACAGCGCCATCGCCACAGTGACAGGGCTGCAGGTGGGCCGGTACATGTTTAGCCTGACCGTGACGGACGAGAGGGAGCTGGAGAACACGGACGTGGTCACCGTTATCGTCCGAGAGG AAAAAGACATGCCCCCAGTAGCCCGGGTCCAGTCCAGCCCGGCCATCTCTCTGCCCGTGCGCACCGCTTTCCTGGACGGCTCCCACTCCACGGACGACAAGGGCGGAGTCAGCTACACATGGACTCGTGACGACAGCAGTCCTGCAGCAGGG GATGTGCTGAATAACTCTGACCACCAGGCGGTGCTGTTTCTCACCAACCTGGTGGAAGGGAAGTACAGTTTCACACTGACGGTTACCGACAGTAAGGGCCAGAGCCACACGGAGAAAGGGTCTGTGGAGGTGAAGCCAG ATGGCTGGCAGCGTGACCTGGTGGAGCTGGTGCTGGAGGTGCCCATTTCCCAGGTGTCCCATCGCCAGAGGGACATGCTGCTCCGACAGGTGGGCGTCCTGCTGGGTGTGCTCGACAGCGACATCATTGTCCGGGAGATCAGCGCCTTTAATGAGCACAG TACCCGTCTGGTGTTCCTGGTGTCTGGGGGTCCAAATCGCCCTCCTCTCTCTGGTCACAGTGTAGCTGTGGGGCTACGCAACAAATTACGCAAACAGAAGAACGACTTCCTGATCTTCAAGGCACGCCGGGTGGACACAGTCA TTTGCCAGCTAAACTGCTCCAGTCATGGGGATTGTGACTCGTTTACACGGACCTGTGTCTGTCACCCCTTCTGGATGGAGAATTTCATCAAAGCACAGCTGTGGGATCAAGAGAGTAACTGTG aATGGAGCGTGCTGTATGTAACCATAGCATCATTCATGATTGTGGTGGCCTTCGCAACTGTTGTCTGGGGTATGGTGTGTTGCTGCCGCAG gcGTAAGGGCAAGGGGCGCCACAAGAGCAAAAGCCGCTACAAGATTCTAGATGGCGAAGAGCAGGAAAGCCTGGAGCTACACCCACCCCGTGCTG GCCGACTGAAGCCAGCACCCGCCCCCTCGTCTTCAGCCCTCATGCACTCCGACTCTGACCTGGACAGTGACGATGGGCAAGGAGGGGTCCCGTGGACAGACCGCGAGCGGGGACACCTCCTGCGACCCCAGAACGGAAGCCTGAGGAACGGACAGGGTCCCACAAGGAGCAAAAAGCAACGAGAGGAGCTGCTATAG
- the ncdn gene encoding neurochondrin isoform X1: MCAVAMAEGTFVVNSENGSSSQHTGIEKVGGECIGERARLAIDGLSAAQRDVLERCLHALTHAKNDSHTLAALLLITRLCPAGHLDSETLRRIFEAVGLSLPARLLVTAVQGSDASGLPPEELLSLGTALLAALSTDPEMAAHPQLLTTVPLLLGLLADGSNWSPEKRAKHQGRQGMEPGNTSQTEGEAKSSQTTNPTSEEGTAENGALDSAVQLDEAVAADCYQVLFTVCALPRGPEQLLARGAVPALCRALEQKRTLSREKGLPLLGSLLSGKTRERAWSRHPAELLSLLAGVTQDFCQAIDHAQLDMCALVPQFLPSPDGTPKDADLKPTVVRLWAALRPMLQAKLTPGQLGPVLVLSACLLDLGGWEPVGPPKFCCLLVNRACVEVRMGLEEPPGAKLSPELRQTLTACYRIMEAAMEQACSGLGVEQRSNAQPQTAITGLSLQQSRQVLRVLEEAFSAVIYHLQQVDPGCYGDPFIFATFRSLCAWLAEETSCLKEEVTALLPFLIGYTRSHLQGERTEHDLSDWMAEMSVGGGSQGRAWTGKDALRYLLPALCHLSAEDAPRKVLLTLDTPALLVTFLTQGWGDLRGKGGMALARDPSMETACSALLNFAVTEPERVGKDPCFKGLESLLSEALPVLLHKPRILVLAANLCTIGLMIGRLKPVSEAPVEAGQRRFFSTSLRFLRGALDYSSGPGPARVSPSWEEWWEEAGELWRLGLQALGGCVKAQPWIVTLVREEGWLSHTLTLLGSCSALPDPDTQAAIEEALCALALQCPLCRQEISVLLKSDAKGALGSMGKLKKSLNTN, from the exons AT GTGTGCAGTAGCAATGGCAGAGGGTACATTTGTTGTAAACTCTGAGAATGGTTCCAGTAGCCAACACACAGGCATTGAGAAAGTTGGAGGGGAATGTATAGGAGAGAGAGCTCGTCTGGCAATAGATGGCTTGTCTGCTGCCCAGCGCGATGTCCTGGAGCGCTGTCTACATGCGCTGACCCACGCCAAGAACGACAGCCACACGCTCGCCGCGCTCCTCCTG ATCACGCGGTTGTGTCCAGCGGGCCATCTCGACAGTGAGACTCTACGGCGCATCTTTGAGGCGGTGGGGTTGAGTCTCCCAGCTCGCCTCCTGGTGACCGCGGTCCAGGGGAGTGATGCCTCTGGCCTGCCCCCAGAGGAGCTCTTGTCTCTGGGCACTGCTCTCCTGGCTGCCCTCAGCACGGACCCTGAAATGGCCGCCCACCCCCAGCTCCTAACCACCGTCCCTCTGCTACTAGGGCTGCTGGCCGATGGCTCCAACTGGAGCCCAGAGAAACGAGCCAAACACCAGGGCAGACAGGGGATGGAACCGGGCAATACGAGCCAGACAGAAGGCGAGGCCAAGTCATCCCAGACCACAAACCCTACCTCGGAGGAGGGTACAGCAGAGAATGGAGCTTTGGATTCAGCAGTCCAGTTAGATGAGGCCGTGGCTGCCGACTGTTACCAGGTCCTGTTTACCGTGTGCGCTTTACCCCGGGGCCCGGAGCAGCTCCTGGCCAGGGGCGCTGTCCCTGCACTGTGTCGGGCCCTGGAGCAGAAACGGACCCTCAGCCGCGAGAAGGGGTTGCCCCTTTTAGGTAGCCTCCTCTCTGGTAAAACCAGAGAGCGAGCCTGGAGTAGGCACCCAGCCGAACTCCTTTCTCTCCTGGCCGGAGTCACCCAAGACTTCTGCCAAGCCATTGACCACGCCCAGCTTGACATGTGTGCCCTGGTGCCACAGTTTCTCCCCTCCCCTGACGGAACACCAAAGGACGCCGACCTAAAACCGACGGTTGTCCGTTTGTGGGCAGCCCTGAGGCCAATGCTGCAGGCCAAGCTGACCCCCGGTCAGTTGGGCCCCGTGTTAGTCCTCTCCGCCTGCCTGTTGGACCTGGGCGGCTGGGAGCCCGTTGGCCCGCCTAAGTTCTGCTGCCTCCTGGTAAACCGGGCCTGCGTGGAGGTGAGGATGGGCCTAGAGGAGCCACCCGGCGCAAAGCTGAGCCCTGAGCTGCGACAGACCCTCACCGCCTGTTACCGCATCATGGAGGCGGCCATGGAGCAGGCCTGCAGCGGCCTGGGGGTGGAGCAGCGGAGCAATGCCCAGCCGCAGACCGCCATCACCGGGCTCAGTTTGCAGCAGAGCAGGCAGGTCCTCCGGGTTCTGGAGGAGGCTTTCTCAGCGGTCATCTATCACCTGCAGCAG GTTGATCCCGGATGCTACGGTGACCCCTTCATTTTCGCCACGTTCCGTTCCCTGTGCGCCTGGCTCGCCGAAGAGACTTCCTGCCTCAAGGAGGAAGTGACTGCCCTCCTGCCTTTCTTGATTGGCTACACCAGAAGCCACCTGCAGGGGGAGCGTACGGAGCACGATCTTTCGGATTGGATGGCCGAGATGTCTGTAGGCGGCGGCTCACAGGGAAGAGCTTGGACTGGCAAAGATGCTTTAAG GTATCTTCTGCCAGCCCTATGCCACCTTTCTGCAGAAGACGCCCCGAGAAAGGTTTTACTCACCTTAGACACCCCGGCCCTGCTTGTGACCTTCCTAACCCAGGGATGGGGCGACCTGCGGGGGAAGGGAGGGATGGCATTAGCCCGGGACCCAAGTATGGAGACTGCCTGCTCTGCCCTGCTCAACTTTGCAGTCACAGAGCCGGAGAGAGTGGG GAAAGACCCTTGTTTCAAAGGTCTTGAGTCCCTTTTAAGCGAAGCTCTTCCTGTTCTCCTGCACAAACCCCGCATCCTGGTCTTGGCAGCCAATCTTTGCACAATTGGGCTAATGATTGGCAGGCTGAAACCTGTTTCTGAAG CTCCGGTTGAAGCAGGCCAGAGGCGGTTCTTCTCCACATCACTGCGGTTTCTCCGTGGTGCCCTGGACTACAGTTCAGGACCTGGCCCAGCTAGGGTGAGCCCTTCCTGGGAGGAGTGGTGGGAGGAGGCTGGGGAGCTCTGGAGGCTTGGTCTGCAGGCCCTGGGAGGCTGTGTGAAGGCCCAGCCCTGGATCGTCACcctggtcagggaggagggCTGGCTCAGCCACACCCTCACCTTGCTGGGCTCCTGCAGTGCCCTGCCGGACCCTGACACCCAGGCGGCGATAGAAGAGGCTCTTTGCGCGTTGGCACTCCAGTGCCCACTCTGTCGACAGGAGATCAGCGTCCTCTTAAAGAGCGATGCCAAGGGAGCTTTGGGTAGTATGGGAAAGCTTAAGAAATCCCTCAACACAAACTGA
- the kiaa0319l gene encoding dyslexia-associated protein KIAA0319-like protein homolog isoform X2 encodes MFYAFQNLFEWSRPRLTFPHHLLFLGFSCCLFLSTGVSPEICRVTGGVLGIHWSSVVGLGWRPLASGRGGPRCWESCCLEPACSAVWSLGGHCVLLSCSNSGGCQVTLLPQPHIESLGLLQQLSKGTVAARRRRKPRWALTGKGSGSLQERSSTRFSRDADPPAPTADVISGGPVLQISSKNHSQTNGSGEAPLPSQQNSTSEEPQDKMPSNSSSTLPTTAPTITSSPTQAVRELVVSAGESVEVTLPRSEVELNAFVVPAPKPGTTYAFDWLLKTHPKDYSGEMEGKHSKTLKLSRLTVGFYEFEVTVDGDGAHGEGYVNVTVKPEPRVNKPPVAVVSPKYQEISLPTSSTVIDGSQSTDDDKVVTWHWEEVKGPLREEKVSADTQILTLTGLVPGNYTFSLTVTDSDGAQNSTQAMLSVNKAMDYRPVANAGPNQVITLPRNSVTLNGNQSTDDHEPLAYEWSLSPESKGKVVEMQGVRTPILQLSAMQEGDYTFQLTVTDSAGQQDTARVTVIVQPENNKPPVADAGPEKELTLPVDRTTLDGSKSTDDQKISTYHWKQSGGPDGVKIENADSAIATVTGLQVGRYMFSLTVTDERELENTDVVTVIVREEKDMPPVARVQSSPAISLPVRTAFLDGSHSTDDKGGVSYTWTRDDSSPAAGDVLNNSDHQAVLFLTNLVEGKYSFTLTVTDSKGQSHTEKGSVEVKPDGWQRDLVELVLEVPISQVSHRQRDMLLRQVGVLLGVLDSDIIVREISAFNEHSTRLVFLVSGGPNRPPLSGHSVAVGLRNKLRKQKNDFLIFKARRVDTVICQLNCSSHGDCDSFTRTCVCHPFWMENFIKAQLWDQESNCEWSVLYVTIASFMIVVAFATVVWGMVCCCRRRKGKGRHKSKSRYKILDGEEQESLELHPPRAGRLKPAPAPSSSALMHSDSDLDSDDGQGGVPWTDRERGHLLRPQNGSLRNGQGPTRSKKQREELL; translated from the exons ATGTTCTATGCATTTCAGAACCTATTCGAATGGAGTCGACCACGGTTGACCTTTCCCCATCATTTACTCTTCCTTGGTTTCTCGTGCTGCTTATTCCTGTCCACAG GTGTATCCCCTGAGATCTGCCGGGTGACTGGGGGAGTGTTGGGGATCCACTGGAGCAGTGTGGTTGGTTTAGGGTGGCGCCCCCTGGCCTCCGGGAGGGGGGGCCCCCGCTGCTGGGAGTCATGCTGCCTGGAGCCGGCCTGCAGTGCTGTGTGGAGCTTAGGGGGGCACTGTGTGCTTCTCAGCTGCTCCAACTCAGGGGGCTGCCAGGTCACATTGCTCCCCCAGCCCCACATTGAGTCCCTTGGGCTCCTGCAGCAGCTTTCGAAGGGCACCGTCGCAGCTCGAAGGAGGAGGAAGCCCAGATGGGCACTAACAGGAAAGGGAAGTGGGTCGCTCCAAGAACGCTCAAGCACT AGGTTTTCCAGGGATGCTGATCCTCCAGCTCCAACAGCTGACGTCATAAGCGGAGGCCCTGTCCTTCAAATATCCAGTAAGAATCACAGTCAAACCAATGGAAGTGGAGAAGCCCCATTACCTTCACAGCAGAACTCCACATCTGAGGAACCCCAAGATAAAATGCCTTCCAACAGCAGCTCCACGCTTCCCACTACTGCTCCTACAATCACTTCATCACCAACCCAGGCCG TACGGGAGTTGGTGGTGTCGGCGGGCGAGAGCGTGGAGGTCACGCTGCCACGCAGCGAGGTTGAACTCAACGCCTTTGTGGTGCCGGCGCCAAAGCCAG GCACCACCTATGCATTTGACTGGCTGTTGAAAACCCATCCCAAAGACTACAGTGGCGAGATGGAGGGGAAGCACAGCAAGACACTCAAACTCAGCAGG TTAACAGTGGGGTTTTATGAGTTTGAGGTGACAGTGGACGGCGACGGCGCACACGGAGAGGGTTATGTGAATGTCACCGTCAAACCAG AGCCCCGGGTAAACAAGCCGCCTGTCGCTGTGGTTTCCCCAAAGTACCAGGAGATCTCCTTGCCAACCAGCTCCACGGTGATTGATGGCAGCC AGAGCACAGATGATGACAAGGTTGTGACGTGGCACTGGGAGGAGGTGAAGGGACcactgagggaggagaaggtATCGGCAGACACCCAAATCCTCACCCTTACCGGCTTGGTCCCGGGGAACTACACCTTCAG TCTGACAGTGACAGACTCAGACGGGGCCCAGAACTCCACCCAGGCCATGCTGTCAGTCAACAAGGCCATGGACTACCGGCCGGTGGCCAACGCCGGACCCAACCAGGTCATAACCCTGCCGCGGAACTCGGTCACGCTGAATGGCAACCAGAGCACAGACGACCACGAGCCGCTCGCCTATGAGTGGTCGCTGAGCCCCGAGAGCAAGGGCAAGGTGGTGGAGATGCAG GGAGTCCGGACGCCCATTCTGCAGCTGTCTGCCATGCAGGAGGGAGACTACACCTTCCAGCTCACCGTCACAGACTCAGCTGGACAGCAGGACACAGCCCGGGTAACTGTTATTGTCCAGCCAG AGAACAACAAGCCCCCGGTAGCGGACGCTGGTCCAGAGAAGGAACTGACCCTGCCCGTGGACCGCACCACCCTGGACGGCAGCAAGAGCACGGACGACCAGAAGATCTCCACCTACCACTGGAAACAGAGTGG gGGCCCGGACGGCGTGAAGATCGAGAACGCAGACAGCGCCATCGCCACAGTGACAGGGCTGCAGGTGGGCCGGTACATGTTTAGCCTGACCGTGACGGACGAGAGGGAGCTGGAGAACACGGACGTGGTCACCGTTATCGTCCGAGAGG AAAAAGACATGCCCCCAGTAGCCCGGGTCCAGTCCAGCCCGGCCATCTCTCTGCCCGTGCGCACCGCTTTCCTGGACGGCTCCCACTCCACGGACGACAAGGGCGGAGTCAGCTACACATGGACTCGTGACGACAGCAGTCCTGCAGCAGGG GATGTGCTGAATAACTCTGACCACCAGGCGGTGCTGTTTCTCACCAACCTGGTGGAAGGGAAGTACAGTTTCACACTGACGGTTACCGACAGTAAGGGCCAGAGCCACACGGAGAAAGGGTCTGTGGAGGTGAAGCCAG ATGGCTGGCAGCGTGACCTGGTGGAGCTGGTGCTGGAGGTGCCCATTTCCCAGGTGTCCCATCGCCAGAGGGACATGCTGCTCCGACAGGTGGGCGTCCTGCTGGGTGTGCTCGACAGCGACATCATTGTCCGGGAGATCAGCGCCTTTAATGAGCACAG TACCCGTCTGGTGTTCCTGGTGTCTGGGGGTCCAAATCGCCCTCCTCTCTCTGGTCACAGTGTAGCTGTGGGGCTACGCAACAAATTACGCAAACAGAAGAACGACTTCCTGATCTTCAAGGCACGCCGGGTGGACACAGTCA TTTGCCAGCTAAACTGCTCCAGTCATGGGGATTGTGACTCGTTTACACGGACCTGTGTCTGTCACCCCTTCTGGATGGAGAATTTCATCAAAGCACAGCTGTGGGATCAAGAGAGTAACTGTG aATGGAGCGTGCTGTATGTAACCATAGCATCATTCATGATTGTGGTGGCCTTCGCAACTGTTGTCTGGGGTATGGTGTGTTGCTGCCGCAG gcGTAAGGGCAAGGGGCGCCACAAGAGCAAAAGCCGCTACAAGATTCTAGATGGCGAAGAGCAGGAAAGCCTGGAGCTACACCCACCCCGTGCTG GCCGACTGAAGCCAGCACCCGCCCCCTCGTCTTCAGCCCTCATGCACTCCGACTCTGACCTGGACAGTGACGATGGGCAAGGAGGGGTCCCGTGGACAGACCGCGAGCGGGGACACCTCCTGCGACCCCAGAACGGAAGCCTGAGGAACGGACAGGGTCCCACAAGGAGCAAAAAGCAACGAGAGGAGCTGCTATAG